From a region of the Babesia bovis T2Bo chromosome 1, whole genome shotgun sequence genome:
- a CDS encoding SmORF protein (Small Open Reading Frame (SmORF)), producing MPPFTVFMKMVSFNMLWKLFVVVAFELSATVTSTDISQEQFKDLVESRFSVKVAEHGTESQNVLKPRETDTEGEEPPMFSVEWYLLPKPENRACLLEKLPFDMAKDVPEDCDEPIDAALEKRIRKFFSLRGLIFTSMSSYPGLETNNVDQPNKASFVSRLFGKKGEHDTKPHEIPQPINTETEENTDPEEPPRYSVEWHLLPKQENRDALRYFMPWYISISVPKDCNEPIGPYLEKRIRKYFSLNIVDWFLLPFPENRAALRKALPSDIAEDVPEDCNKRMWCGLEEYIQKFFALYAATWYMLPEPESRNALRYVLPKDLADKVPEDCNEPIETEVEKRVRKYISEAFQQQRLHYSWSYAGSS from the coding sequence ATGCCACCATTTACTGTCTTTATGAAAATGGTATCCTTtaacatgttatggaagctcTTTGTAGTTGTGGCCTTCGAGCTCTCTGCCACTGTCACCTCTACTGATATATCCCAGGAGCAATTCAAAGACCTAGTGGAGAGCAGATTCTCCGTCAAGGTAGCAGAACATGGCACGGAGTCTCAAAATGTACTAAAACCGAGGGAGACTGATACTGAGGGGGAAGAACCACCTATGTTTTCTGtggaatggtatctgttacccaaGCCAGAAAACAGAGCATGTCTGCTTGAGAAATTGCCATTTGATATGGCCAAAGACGTTCCAGAAGACTGCGATGAACCAATAGATGCCGCACTGgaaaaacgtattaggAAGTTTTTCTCGTTGAGAGGTTTGATATTCACAAGTATGAGCTCATATCCTGGACTTGAAACCAATAACGTTGACCAGCCAAATAAGGCATCCTTCGTAAGCAGATTGTTCGGTAAGAAAGGGGAACATGACACCAAACCTCATGAGATACCCCAACCAATAAATACTGAAACTGAAGAAAATACTGATCCAGAAGAGCCACCTAGGtactctgttgaatggcaTTTATTACCAAAGCAGGAAAATAGAGATGCCCTACGTTATTTCATGCCATGGTATATCTCAATTTCTGTGCCAAAAGATtgtaatgaaccaatagGACCTTATTTAgaaaaacgtattaggAAGTACTTCTCATTGAATATTGTGGACTGGTTTTTGTTACCCTTTCCAGAAAATAGAGCTGCCTTACGTAAAGCGTTACCAAGCGATATAGCAGAAGACGTTCCAGAGGACTGCAACAAGCGAATGTGGTGTGGACTAGAGGAATATATTCAGAAGTTTTTTGCGTTGTATGCCGCTACATGGTACATGCTACCAGAGCCGGAAAGTAGAAATGCCTTACGTTATGTCTTGCCAAAGGATTTAGCTGACAAGGTACCGGAggactgtaatgaaccTATAGAGACCGAAGTGGAAAAACGTGTTAGGAAGTATATCTCAGAGGCTTTCCAACAGCAGAGATTACACTATTCATGGTCATATGCAGGCAGTTCGTAA